A window of the Sediminispirochaeta bajacaliforniensis DSM 16054 genome harbors these coding sequences:
- a CDS encoding alpha/beta hydrolase: MKYKQLSFKTGYKLYIDEVGGFNFQLNRWVTTGFASQEEIESIAGDIEGFGTWQSRFLHLAKTAEHEKRLLHAAIYYRAVDFFAEAGTAQKADAYHSFLNLFSEAMKDQDIERIEVPYESAFLPLLRLRPEGRAKGTILIHGGYDSYKEELYPMASYLANRGYEIVLFDGPGQGESLHRYELTLTPDWHYPVSAIIDHLGLDDVTVVGISLGGCLALRAAAFEKRITRVVALDHFYDWGRCMAKKKNDPYHSSILAYALLRVMLCFPRSFDRRLLKKLETNYKAAWVFNQGCHITGSKSPHAYFEAIMRYSTKPINRLITQDVLILAGEEDHAVPVDLYPKQLRALNNAASVEGRLFTVKEGGAQHCQIGNLPLVLDYILEWTMRKT, encoded by the coding sequence ATGAAATACAAGCAACTTTCTTTTAAAACCGGCTACAAGCTCTATATCGACGAGGTCGGAGGCTTCAATTTCCAGCTGAACCGCTGGGTCACCACGGGTTTCGCATCTCAAGAGGAGATCGAAAGTATCGCCGGCGATATTGAGGGCTTCGGCACATGGCAGAGCCGTTTCCTCCACTTGGCGAAAACAGCCGAACATGAAAAACGGCTGTTGCATGCCGCCATCTATTATCGGGCCGTTGATTTTTTTGCCGAAGCAGGTACTGCCCAAAAAGCGGATGCCTACCACTCCTTTCTGAACCTTTTTTCCGAAGCCATGAAAGATCAGGATATCGAGCGTATAGAGGTTCCCTATGAGTCTGCGTTTCTGCCGTTGTTACGGCTGCGGCCGGAAGGTCGTGCAAAGGGAACCATACTCATCCACGGGGGATACGACTCATATAAAGAGGAACTCTATCCCATGGCAAGCTACCTCGCAAACAGAGGATACGAAATCGTGCTGTTCGACGGCCCTGGCCAGGGTGAGAGCCTTCATCGCTACGAATTAACACTAACGCCCGATTGGCATTATCCCGTTTCGGCAATCATCGACCATTTGGGACTCGACGATGTCACGGTTGTGGGAATTTCCCTGGGCGGCTGTCTCGCCCTCCGGGCCGCAGCCTTTGAAAAGCGAATCACCAGGGTGGTAGCCTTAGACCATTTTTACGATTGGGGACGCTGCATGGCGAAAAAAAAGAACGACCCGTATCACAGCAGCATTTTGGCCTACGCTCTTTTACGGGTTATGCTATGTTTTCCCCGGAGCTTCGACAGGCGACTTTTGAAAAAGTTGGAAACAAACTACAAGGCCGCGTGGGTCTTCAACCAGGGATGCCATATCACCGGATCGAAGAGCCCCCACGCCTATTTCGAGGCAATCATGCGTTACTCAACCAAACCGATTAACAGGCTCATTACCCAGGACGTGCTGATCCTTGCGGGAGAAGAGGACCATGCCGTCCCCGTCGATCTTTATCCCAAACAGCTGAGGGCCCTGAACAATGCAGCTTCGGTCGAAGGACGTCTCTTTACCGTCAAAGAAGGAGGAGCCCAACATTGCCAGATCGGCAATCTTCCCCTTGTTCTGGATTATATTCTGGAGTGGACGATGAGAAAAACCTGA
- a CDS encoding RNA polymerase sigma factor: MSGELLTSSMIQEYGPLITSLCRRMVSDEHKAKDAAQEIWYEIIKSLPSFRGEAKLSTWIYTLARRTIWRFIDDEKSFTTRFLSGFFVEQESKGMTEMDELATEDRMAWIKLQCHDCITGIIHCLDNESRLIYLMRALSPLSYQDLSRVFGKREESIRQSFSRSSRKINRFLNGHCFLYNPKGTCRCKMKAPIQAQDLEREHKKVQLLVNKFVFIKRVESFTERRNYWLKFAGKEFTAKT; the protein is encoded by the coding sequence ATGAGCGGTGAGCTCCTGACCTCGAGCATGATACAAGAATACGGACCTCTCATCACATCGCTTTGCCGCCGTATGGTCAGCGACGAGCACAAGGCCAAGGATGCTGCTCAGGAAATTTGGTATGAGATCATCAAGAGTCTTCCCTCTTTCAGGGGAGAGGCAAAGCTTTCAACCTGGATATACACCCTTGCCAGGCGAACCATCTGGCGCTTCATCGACGATGAAAAAAGCTTCACGACCAGGTTCCTTTCCGGCTTTTTCGTCGAACAAGAATCCAAAGGCATGACGGAAATGGATGAGCTGGCCACGGAGGATAGGATGGCATGGATAAAGCTGCAATGCCACGACTGCATTACCGGTATTATCCACTGTCTCGACAATGAATCGCGTCTGATCTATCTGATGAGGGCACTCTCTCCGCTCTCCTATCAGGATCTCTCAAGGGTTTTTGGAAAACGGGAAGAGAGCATCAGGCAGAGTTTTTCGCGCTCTTCCCGAAAGATCAACCGCTTTCTCAACGGACACTGCTTCCTCTACAACCCCAAAGGAACCTGCCGCTGCAAAATGAAGGCTCCCATTCAGGCACAGGATCTTGAACGGGAACATAAAAAGGTGCAGCTGCTTGTTAATAAATTTGTTTTTATAAAGCGTGTGGAAAGTTTTACCGAACGACGAAATTACTGGCTCAAATTTGCAGGCAAAGAGTTCACAGCGAAAACTTGA
- a CDS encoding DUF3795 domain-containing protein — protein sequence MNLNFIAPCGVDCVNCDFFYQNCTPAFLERMATAAGKTPSELVCKGCREQGGCPLTGTCDTLACIRQQGKDFCYECDRFPCERLLPAKDKADKLPHNLKVYNLCRIKAVGLSRFIEEAKRIRDCYFNGSMIIGKGPQLPDDM from the coding sequence ATGAACTTGAATTTCATCGCCCCATGCGGGGTGGATTGCGTGAACTGTGATTTCTTTTATCAAAACTGCACCCCGGCGTTTCTCGAACGAATGGCCACAGCGGCAGGAAAAACACCGAGCGAACTTGTATGCAAAGGGTGCAGAGAACAGGGAGGATGCCCGCTCACCGGCACCTGCGACACGCTTGCATGCATACGGCAACAAGGAAAGGACTTTTGCTACGAATGCGACCGCTTTCCTTGTGAACGGTTGCTACCGGCAAAAGACAAGGCTGACAAACTCCCCCATAATCTCAAGGTATACAATCTCTGCCGTATCAAAGCCGTCGGGTTATCACGCTTTATTGAAGAAGCCAAGAGGATTCGGGACTGCTATTTCAACGGCTCCATGATAATCGGAAAAGGCCCACAGTTACCAGACGATATGTGA
- a CDS encoding TetR/AcrR family transcriptional regulator: protein MKERQEKKQEKAIPRKPKQKRGLRTRQKILDAALVLFCERGYYKTTTNEIAERANVSIGSFYSYFSDKDTIFLEILEAYHRKFVEAKEELLTDRMLIRSDIRQWLRVLIAHLIHVHEETRELNRELTVLSYYNKEVAEILERNMAETMDATIGYFFSVQDDLGISDPQAAAVVVFDMISSTIDRIVFGKNKIDRSRLIDVAVDILSSYLEKRQ, encoded by the coding sequence GTGAAAGAGCGACAGGAGAAGAAGCAGGAGAAAGCTATCCCGCGAAAACCCAAGCAGAAGAGGGGGCTGAGGACCAGGCAAAAGATTCTCGATGCGGCTTTGGTGTTGTTTTGTGAAAGGGGTTACTATAAAACAACTACCAACGAAATAGCCGAACGGGCGAATGTTTCCATTGGTAGCTTCTATTCCTATTTCAGTGATAAAGACACCATTTTTCTGGAGATTCTCGAAGCCTACCACCGGAAATTTGTGGAGGCGAAAGAGGAGCTTCTTACCGATCGTATGCTCATACGTTCGGATATTCGGCAATGGCTCCGTGTTTTGATAGCGCACCTGATTCACGTCCATGAAGAAACCCGGGAACTGAATCGGGAACTCACCGTCCTTTCTTATTACAATAAGGAGGTAGCAGAAATTCTTGAACGGAATATGGCCGAAACCATGGATGCCACAATCGGCTATTTTTTTTCCGTCCAAGATGATCTTGGAATTTCCGATCCGCAAGCCGCAGCTGTCGTGGTTTTCGATATGATTTCCTCTACCATAGACCGCATCGTTTTTGGGAAGAATAAGATCGACAGAAGTCGCCTCATCGACGTGGCCGTCGATATCCTGTCCAGCTATCTTGAAAAACGGCAATAA
- a CDS encoding MFS transporter, with product MVKKTYAAIMAVGVGTFMSSLDSGAVNLALPLIREGFGTSISMVEWITTSYLLIISSLLLSFGRLADLYGHKRVYATGFIFFVTGSLLCGVSTGIEMLIGGRVVQALGAGMLMATGPAIITNAVPPDRRGKALSVVAIAVALGLSAGPAIGGILATLWGWQSIFFINLPVGIVGMVLVRRNVPKDENRKAVPFDVAGGLLIFFALLLLLLPLSLSGDHHIPPIAFAATLSSSLVLVACFIFLESRREYPMLNLMLFKNRIFTASNVAAVCTYMAQFIMVFLTPFYLQNLRGYSAMASGLIYLAMPIATLCIAPVSGAISDRFDGKYISAAGAFVLAAGLYLLSKLTIDTRIAYIDISLVIIGLGFGMFQTPNNSAIMGNVPQEYRGTASGTMATMRNIGMALGIAVSGALFTFSQKRLTILLSGRGMHGTMLQATAFAGALHATFLAASAVAILAMAASLVKGRSS from the coding sequence ATGGTAAAGAAAACATATGCCGCCATTATGGCGGTGGGAGTAGGAACCTTCATGTCATCACTTGATTCGGGAGCGGTCAATCTTGCTCTGCCCCTGATTCGTGAGGGTTTCGGAACAAGCATTTCCATGGTGGAATGGATCACCACATCCTATCTTTTGATCATAAGCAGCCTTTTGCTCTCTTTCGGCCGCCTCGCCGATCTCTACGGACACAAGCGGGTATACGCAACCGGATTCATTTTCTTTGTCACAGGGTCGCTTCTCTGCGGAGTATCGACAGGCATTGAGATGTTGATCGGCGGCCGGGTGGTCCAGGCACTGGGCGCAGGCATGTTGATGGCCACAGGCCCTGCAATCATCACAAATGCGGTGCCCCCCGATCGCAGAGGAAAGGCTCTGAGCGTGGTGGCAATCGCGGTAGCCCTCGGACTGAGCGCCGGTCCGGCCATCGGCGGCATTCTCGCAACGCTCTGGGGCTGGCAAAGCATCTTTTTCATCAACCTGCCCGTTGGAATCGTTGGAATGGTGCTGGTTCGAAGGAACGTACCGAAAGATGAGAATCGTAAAGCCGTGCCCTTCGACGTTGCAGGAGGCCTCCTTATTTTTTTCGCCCTCCTCCTTCTGCTTCTACCCTTAAGCCTTTCCGGTGATCATCACATTCCTCCGATAGCCTTTGCCGCTACCCTTAGTTCTTCCTTGGTCCTTGTCGCCTGCTTCATTTTTCTCGAATCGAGACGAGAATACCCGATGCTCAACCTGATGCTTTTCAAGAACCGCATCTTTACCGCCAGTAACGTGGCAGCGGTATGTACCTACATGGCACAATTCATCATGGTTTTTCTCACCCCCTTTTACCTGCAGAACCTTCGGGGGTATTCCGCAATGGCAAGCGGTCTCATCTACCTCGCCATGCCCATTGCAACACTGTGCATTGCCCCTGTCAGCGGGGCAATCTCCGACAGATTCGACGGGAAATATATTAGTGCGGCCGGCGCGTTCGTCCTTGCCGCAGGGCTCTACCTCCTAAGCAAGCTGACAATCGACACAAGAATCGCCTATATCGACATATCCCTCGTAATCATAGGCCTCGGCTTCGGCATGTTTCAGACCCCAAACAACAGCGCCATCATGGGAAACGTTCCACAGGAATATCGGGGCACGGCTTCAGGCACCATGGCCACCATGCGCAACATAGGAATGGCTCTGGGCATCGCCGTTTCGGGAGCCCTTTTCACTTTTTCGCAGAAGCGATTGACTATTTTGCTGTCCGGCCGAGGAATGCATGGGACCATGCTTCAGGCAACGGCCTTTGCAGGGGCCCTTCACGCAACCTTTCTCGCCGCTTCGGCAGTTGCGATACTTGCCATGGCGGCATCTTTGGTCAAAGGACGCTCGAGCTAA
- a CDS encoding MerR family transcriptional regulator gives MERLSIGKMAFLNGVTVQTLRLYDRLGLLKPEEVDEISGYRYYDLKQSARLDAIQHLKTLGMPLKAIKEQFDRKDMGRYKDLLRAQVRLIEKRREELNLMSRAVERALENCRRYEEAPTEGLIVLEHLPERLIFRYNGGIDIYECGLEGYETLLRRLKARVALRGLPMAYFCNVGSIVRKSDLKIGRMRSADIFLFVDNEFAERYQSRKSTADDSEERAEGIESIAEGVFACVYFRGFEKELGFAEQLLNHIAANRMRINGDYLCEVVAELPLFPTASRDMLVKLEIPVMF, from the coding sequence ATGGAGCGACTTTCTATTGGAAAAATGGCGTTTCTCAATGGCGTGACGGTCCAGACACTACGACTGTACGACCGTCTTGGGCTTCTGAAGCCGGAAGAGGTGGATGAAATCTCGGGCTATCGCTACTACGATCTAAAGCAGTCCGCCCGCCTGGATGCGATTCAGCACCTAAAGACATTGGGTATGCCACTCAAGGCCATCAAAGAGCAATTTGACCGTAAGGATATGGGGCGGTACAAGGACCTGCTCAGGGCGCAGGTCCGGCTCATCGAGAAACGGCGTGAAGAGCTCAACCTGATGAGTCGGGCCGTGGAACGTGCTCTGGAAAACTGCAGACGGTATGAAGAAGCGCCGACCGAGGGGCTTATAGTACTGGAACACCTTCCCGAGCGCCTGATATTTCGCTACAACGGCGGCATCGACATCTACGAATGCGGCCTCGAGGGATACGAGACATTACTCAGACGCTTAAAGGCCCGGGTTGCACTTCGAGGCCTTCCAATGGCTTATTTCTGTAATGTCGGTTCCATCGTCCGTAAAAGCGACCTGAAAATAGGAAGGATGCGCTCTGCGGATATCTTCCTCTTTGTCGACAACGAATTTGCCGAGCGCTATCAATCCCGTAAATCGACTGCCGACGACTCCGAAGAAAGAGCCGAAGGGATCGAAAGTATAGCAGAAGGCGTCTTCGCCTGCGTCTATTTCCGAGGATTCGAAAAAGAGCTGGGCTTTGCAGAACAATTGCTCAACCACATCGCGGCCAACAGGATGAGGATCAACGGTGATTATCTCTGCGAGGTAGTTGCCGAACTCCCCCTTTTTCCGACGGCAAGCAGAGATATGCTGGTCAAACTGGAAATTCCCGTCATGTTCTGA
- a CDS encoding NAD(P)H-dependent amine dehydrogenase family protein encodes MHAKIRVIQYGCGKMGRVFLRYLQEKGAEIVGAIDMNPALEGKDAGEVAGLGMKLNVPITSNAEAVFSSCDADACIIAVKSLMTDVEPAFEIAARYGVNAISTCEESFYPWTTSCAITNRLDRLAKEHNCTLSGSGYQDVFWGNLVTAIAGATHRIDRIEGSSSYNVEEYGIALAEVHGAGLSPEDFEEKIAKNANLPSYMWNTNEWLCSQLGLSIASMKQELVPLFHDKDLKSETLGRVIKAGQATGMSAVVTTETYQGITLVTQCIGKVYAPGEVDTNEWSVKGEPDTTITVTQPATVELTCATIVNRLPILIESPAGFYTTEKMPQARYLPYPMHVGLRKLS; translated from the coding sequence ATGCACGCAAAAATTCGAGTCATTCAGTATGGTTGCGGTAAGATGGGACGGGTGTTTCTCCGCTACCTCCAAGAGAAGGGGGCAGAGATCGTAGGGGCCATAGACATGAATCCTGCCCTGGAGGGAAAGGATGCCGGCGAAGTGGCAGGGCTTGGCATGAAACTTAATGTGCCAATCACTTCTAACGCCGAGGCTGTTTTCTCTTCATGCGATGCCGATGCCTGCATCATTGCGGTTAAAAGTCTCATGACCGATGTCGAACCCGCCTTCGAAATCGCGGCCCGTTACGGGGTAAACGCCATTTCGACCTGCGAGGAGTCTTTCTATCCCTGGACGACCTCCTGCGCAATTACCAATCGCCTTGATCGCCTTGCCAAGGAGCACAACTGCACCCTTTCCGGTTCAGGCTACCAGGATGTCTTCTGGGGAAATCTGGTAACCGCTATCGCCGGTGCAACTCACAGAATCGACCGCATCGAAGGCTCATCAAGCTATAACGTAGAGGAGTACGGCATTGCCCTGGCAGAGGTCCATGGTGCGGGGCTCTCGCCTGAGGACTTTGAAGAGAAAATAGCAAAGAACGCCAATCTTCCTTCTTATATGTGGAACACAAACGAATGGCTCTGTTCTCAACTTGGACTGTCCATTGCATCGATGAAACAGGAACTGGTCCCACTCTTCCACGATAAGGACCTGAAATCAGAAACCCTCGGTCGTGTCATCAAGGCCGGCCAGGCAACCGGGATGTCCGCCGTCGTCACAACAGAAACCTACCAAGGCATCACCCTGGTCACCCAGTGCATCGGTAAGGTCTATGCACCCGGAGAGGTCGATACCAACGAATGGAGCGTGAAAGGCGAACCCGATACCACCATAACCGTAACACAGCCAGCCACAGTAGAACTGACCTGTGCCACCATTGTCAACCGTCTCCCAATTCTCATCGAATCCCCTGCAGGATTCTACACAACAGAGAAGATGCCTCAGGCACGATATCTACCCTATCCGATGCACGTTGGATTACGAAAGCTTTCCTAA
- a CDS encoding TolB family protein has protein sequence MRKLRIPAFLVIVFLWLCPPYGLPIWGQVSSSVLAVSGHQWRLMRTEHYDIVCPADILASGQYVANLLELLAPYQQQSLHPEENYRYTIILDEEMFTANGFVMILPRFSMFFGLPSTELGFEWYPLLAVHEGRHMFQLDTGRQGTTKVLTWLFGEQGLAPFFIGPSWLFEGDAVLTETLLSPSGRGRNPFFSLPFKAIALSQQPPSYQAMLLGSYKTKTPGAYPLGYMLYTRARSEYDSQAPDTIFSALAHVPLPVLGPYIGVHRATNLSPAELYRETVETYGDFWRRQSEILPKDTLTRLTPLAQDGFQVYRNLRLSSDGMLIAWFYSFNRGNEIHILSKEGKLQERLAAEPLGNIDAGGPYIIWDENIEDAKFMKSSNRIMLYDRRTGKRRSLVGKGRYTAPSLNSDGTLAGLLRWNEDQSGELLIVETETGTTLEHFDLPQGEFWSSFDWSDDGKRICYLSSGILGQTIGEIDRETGKPRTLATSTEFTFQSPRFIDGGILFTSSYSGVPAVYRLRYGDTEPELVFHRNLATFDADVFSGGQQIYFIDYYGIRGNCIGSAELPSSKGIPESLVPVMREDFFRSLLEQEPGAGILQADNIPKEVYPDEAYNFSTKGLKLHSWSLQPRSADMLNNPTIGLTLKADTIAHTMSHQADMVYNLNEETFGAEYTFTFRQFRPDIFFQADSKGRDNGEDRWTEIGGTAGVALPFGSSWGTQSWALTPAVSLRGERNLDAEASDAQMELTYLVEASRLGPSTFRSLQPRWGVSGSIGYTDDPFTGTPGDHFVLEASMMLPGLQANHGIRIGAAFEQYSNDDSGLVSFPRGWDYRETEKLAAMKSEYIFPLAYPDASLGALAFFKRLRGGVYYDMLQDMEEDSFYSSAGAELNLDFNLLQLPIELSVGIREYYRFESGESGVQILLLGSSP, from the coding sequence ATGCGGAAATTACGAATCCCTGCTTTTCTGGTTATTGTTTTTCTTTGGCTTTGCCCGCCATACGGTCTGCCCATCTGGGGCCAGGTGAGCTCTTCGGTGCTTGCCGTCAGCGGCCATCAGTGGCGGCTTATGAGAACGGAACATTACGATATCGTCTGCCCCGCAGACATCTTGGCTTCGGGACAATACGTCGCTAATCTGCTTGAACTTCTTGCCCCGTATCAGCAGCAAAGCCTGCACCCGGAAGAAAACTACCGTTATACGATTATCCTCGATGAGGAAATGTTTACGGCCAATGGTTTTGTGATGATTCTTCCGCGCTTCAGCATGTTTTTCGGGCTACCAAGCACGGAACTGGGCTTTGAATGGTATCCTCTGCTTGCCGTTCATGAAGGACGGCACATGTTTCAACTCGATACGGGCAGACAGGGAACCACCAAGGTATTAACCTGGCTTTTTGGGGAACAGGGGTTGGCCCCCTTCTTTATCGGGCCCTCCTGGCTCTTTGAAGGGGATGCTGTCTTAACAGAAACCCTTCTAAGCCCATCAGGCCGGGGCCGGAATCCCTTTTTCAGCCTGCCGTTCAAGGCCATAGCCCTCTCTCAGCAGCCGCCCTCTTATCAGGCAATGCTTCTCGGATCCTACAAGACCAAAACCCCGGGGGCCTACCCTCTCGGCTACATGCTCTACACCAGGGCCCGAAGCGAATATGATTCCCAGGCCCCCGATACCATTTTTTCCGCCCTGGCACACGTTCCGCTGCCGGTACTGGGGCCCTATATAGGGGTTCACCGGGCAACTAACCTCTCTCCTGCAGAGCTTTATCGGGAAACCGTGGAGACATACGGTGATTTTTGGCGCCGCCAGTCCGAGATTTTGCCCAAGGATACCCTTACCCGCCTCACCCCCCTGGCCCAAGATGGTTTTCAGGTCTATCGGAATCTCAGGCTGAGCTCCGACGGAATGCTTATTGCCTGGTTTTATAGCTTCAACAGGGGAAATGAAATCCATATTCTTTCCAAAGAGGGAAAACTACAGGAAAGGCTGGCGGCGGAACCCCTCGGCAACATCGACGCAGGCGGCCCATACATCATATGGGATGAGAATATCGAGGATGCCAAGTTCATGAAATCATCGAATCGCATTATGCTGTATGACCGCCGAACAGGAAAACGGCGTTCTCTCGTCGGAAAGGGCCGTTATACCGCCCCCTCTTTGAACAGCGACGGTACGCTTGCCGGCTTGCTGCGCTGGAATGAAGATCAGAGCGGAGAACTGCTGATCGTGGAGACCGAAACAGGGACCACGCTTGAACACTTCGACCTGCCGCAGGGTGAATTCTGGTCCTCCTTCGACTGGAGTGACGACGGAAAACGAATTTGTTACCTCAGTAGCGGGATTCTCGGCCAAACGATCGGAGAGATCGACCGTGAAACAGGAAAGCCCCGAACACTTGCTACATCCACGGAATTCACCTTCCAGTCGCCCAGATTCATCGACGGCGGCATCCTCTTTACCTCGAGCTACTCCGGGGTCCCGGCGGTCTATCGGCTTCGGTATGGAGACACAGAACCCGAGCTGGTCTTTCACCGCAACCTCGCGACATTCGATGCCGACGTTTTCAGCGGCGGGCAGCAGATCTATTTTATCGACTATTACGGCATCCGGGGCAACTGCATCGGCAGCGCCGAGCTGCCATCCTCCAAAGGAATACCGGAGAGCCTGGTTCCGGTAATGCGGGAAGATTTCTTTCGATCGCTGCTTGAACAAGAGCCGGGGGCGGGAATCCTGCAGGCGGATAACATACCGAAGGAAGTGTATCCGGATGAGGCATACAACTTTTCGACCAAGGGGCTGAAACTCCACTCATGGAGCCTCCAGCCCCGTTCTGCGGACATGCTGAACAACCCAACCATCGGCCTGACCCTGAAGGCAGATACCATCGCCCATACCATGAGCCATCAGGCAGATATGGTCTATAACCTAAACGAAGAAACCTTCGGTGCCGAATACACCTTTACCTTTCGGCAATTCCGGCCCGATATCTTTTTCCAGGCGGATTCGAAGGGACGTGATAACGGAGAAGATCGATGGACGGAAATAGGAGGAACAGCGGGGGTGGCACTTCCCTTCGGATCCTCGTGGGGTACCCAATCCTGGGCCCTGACGCCTGCGGTGAGTCTGCGAGGCGAAAGGAATCTGGACGCAGAAGCCAGTGACGCTCAGATGGAGCTCACCTACCTGGTTGAGGCTTCACGTCTTGGCCCCTCCACGTTTCGAAGTCTCCAGCCGAGGTGGGGAGTAAGCGGAAGCATTGGATATACCGACGATCCCTTTACCGGCACTCCCGGGGATCACTTTGTGCTCGAAGCGAGTATGATGCTTCCCGGCCTGCAGGCCAACCATGGGATACGGATCGGAGCTGCCTTTGAGCAGTACAGCAACGACGATTCAGGGCTCGTCTCCTTTCCCCGGGGCTGGGACTACAGGGAAACAGAAAAACTGGCGGCGATGAAAAGCGAGTACATCTTTCCCCTGGCCTATCCCGATGCATCCCTCGGCGCCCTGGCGTTCTTCAAGAGGCTGAGGGGCGGCGTCTATTACGATATGCTTCAGGATATGGAGGAGGATTCCTTCTACAGCTCTGCGGGGGCCGAACTCAACCTTGATTTCAACCTTCTGCAGCTCCCGATTGAACTCTCCGTCGGCATACGTGAATACTACCGCTTCGAGTCGGGAGAATCGGGAGTGCAGATCCTCCTTTTGGGGAGCTCCCCGTAA